A part of Aegilops tauschii subsp. strangulata cultivar AL8/78 chromosome 2, Aet v6.0, whole genome shotgun sequence genomic DNA contains:
- the LOC109735312 gene encoding dirigent protein 5-like, producing MQGLAASSKLSLTVVVVAVFLLGLAGAAHGRRKLVSSANDEPCKKMTLYYHDILYDGGNNTANATSAAATEPTALSNSTYFGMLVVFDDPMTKRKALPVGNELPTARAQGFYFYDKKGSLNSWFAFSLVFNSTAYKGTLNLMGADLMGERTRDISVVGGTGDFFMARGIATLRTDAMEGLYYFRLQMDIKLYECYV from the coding sequence ATGCAAGGCCTCGCGGCATCTTCCAAGCTGTCGCTGACCGTAGTGGTCGTCGCGGTGTTTCTGCTCGGCTTGGCGGGCGCCGCCCACGGCAGGAGGAAGCTCGTCTCCAGCGCCAACGACGAGCCGTGCAAGAAGATGACGCTCTACTACCACGACATCCTCTACGACGGCGGCAACAACACGGCGAACGCCACGTCGGCAGCGGCCACGGAGCCGACGGCGCTGAGCAATAGCACCTACTTCGGCATGCTGGTGGTGTTCGACGACCCCATGACCAAAAGGAAGGCGCTGCCCGTTGGAAATGAGCTGCCCACGGCGCGCGCGCAGGGGTTCTACTTCTACGACAAGAAAGGGTCCTTGAACTCGTGGTTCGCTTTCTCACTCGTGTTCAACTCCACGGCGTACAAGGGCACCCTCAACCTCATGGGCGCCGACCTCATGGGCGAGAGAACGCGGGACATCTCCGTCGTGGGCGGCACCGGCGACTTCTTCATGGCGCGCGGCATCGCCACGCTCCGCACCGACGCCATGGAGGGCTTGTACTACTTCCGCCTGCAGATGGACATCAAACTCTACGAGTGCTATGTCTGA